One Fusobacterium sp. DD2 DNA window includes the following coding sequences:
- a CDS encoding MalY/PatB family protein, with the protein MKYNFDEVIERQNTLSKKWNPEIYKGTFNNKTDLLPLWVADMDFKVAQPILDSLSEIINHGVLGYTAPDDKCYNAIINWNKRRKNAVVEKEWIVFTNGVVPAISFMVQTFTKKGENVIIQTPVYHPFRMTTENNERNIIVNPLIDKDGHYEIDFKDFEKKIVDNNVKLFILCNPHNPVGRVWTKEELTKLADICLAHNVLIISDEIHSDLIYKDSHFTSFLTLDEKYKNNVIVCTAPSKTFNLAGLQTSIILIPNKEIRDRFKKSLGNVRIENPNSFGTAAITSGYNEGEEWLDAVIEYLDDNRKYIASYLKENIPAAKYVIPEGTYLAWIDVSGIIPKDMSIEEFFEDKAKVAIDYGHWFGEEGKGYIRLNFACPKSILKEALNRIKAAI; encoded by the coding sequence ATGAAGTATAATTTTGATGAGGTAATTGAAAGACAAAATACTCTTTCTAAAAAATGGAATCCTGAGATATATAAAGGGACTTTTAACAATAAAACAGACTTACTGCCATTATGGGTTGCAGATATGGATTTTAAAGTTGCTCAGCCTATTTTAGACAGTCTAAGTGAAATTATAAACCATGGTGTACTTGGTTACACAGCTCCTGATGATAAATGCTATAACGCCATAATAAACTGGAACAAAAGAAGAAAAAATGCAGTTGTTGAAAAAGAGTGGATAGTATTTACAAATGGTGTAGTTCCAGCAATAAGTTTTATGGTACAGACTTTCACTAAAAAAGGAGAAAATGTAATTATCCAAACTCCTGTATATCACCCATTTAGAATGACAACAGAAAACAATGAAAGAAATATTATAGTTAATCCATTAATAGATAAAGATGGTCACTATGAGATAGATTTTAAAGACTTTGAAAAGAAAATAGTAGATAATAACGTTAAACTATTTATTCTTTGCAATCCTCACAACCCTGTAGGTAGAGTATGGACAAAAGAGGAACTTACAAAATTAGCTGATATTTGTCTTGCTCATAACGTTCTTATTATATCAGATGAGATACACTCTGACTTAATCTATAAAGATAGTCATTTTACATCTTTTTTAACTTTGGATGAGAAATATAAAAATAACGTAATAGTTTGTACAGCTCCAAGTAAAACATTTAACTTAGCTGGATTACAAACTTCAATTATTTTAATTCCAAATAAAGAGATAAGAGATAGATTTAAAAAATCTCTTGGAAATGTTAGAATTGAAAATCCAAATTCATTTGGTACAGCTGCAATTACTTCTGGATACAATGAGGGAGAAGAATGGCTAGATGCTGTTATTGAATATCTGGATGATAACAGAAAATATATAGCTTCATATCTTAAAGAAAATATTCCAGCTGCTAAATATGTAATTCCTGAAGGAACTTATCTTGCCTGGATAGATGTAAGTGGCATTATTCCAAAAGACATGAGTATAGAAGAATTCTTTGAGGATAAAGCCAAAGTTGCAATTGACTATGGTCACTGGTTTGGAGAAGAGGGAAAAGGATATATAAGATTAAACTTTGCATGTCCAAAATCAATTCTTAAAGAAGCATTAAATAGAATTAAAGCTGCAATTTAG
- a CDS encoding electron transfer flavoprotein has translation MKNIYVIVRDTFPTDEILDKTKLNKKKVLNPYDEYALYEAIKLKNSCGGKVICIFISEDEDYYGLKTALGLGADKGIYINCNPKYEREIAKILKKILSKKEFDSIFIGIRDVNNDREELPASLAIALNIPLYSHLLKVSYNEDLFIKKETDRCIETYKIIEKGIFAFSQNVYEPQYPTISSIMEIKNKEVIAYDESFVFHDNSEVFFYDVERKKEIYTKINSVEGINKIMDYLKNWKLVE, from the coding sequence ATGAAAAATATATATGTTATTGTAAGGGATACATTTCCTACAGATGAAATATTAGATAAAACTAAGTTAAACAAAAAAAAGGTGTTAAATCCATATGATGAATATGCATTGTATGAAGCAATTAAATTAAAAAATAGTTGTGGAGGAAAAGTAATTTGTATTTTTATATCAGAAGATGAAGATTATTATGGATTAAAAACTGCTTTAGGATTAGGAGCTGATAAGGGTATATATATCAATTGTAATCCAAAATACGAAAGAGAAATTGCTAAAATCTTAAAAAAAATATTATCAAAAAAAGAATTTGATAGTATTTTTATTGGAATTAGAGATGTCAATAACGATAGAGAAGAATTACCCGCTAGTCTAGCAATTGCTCTTAATATTCCATTATATTCGCATCTACTAAAAGTTTCATATAATGAAGATCTTTTCATTAAGAAAGAGACTGATAGATGTATTGAGACATATAAGATAATTGAAAAGGGAATATTTGCATTTAGTCAAAATGTTTATGAACCACAATATCCAACAATAAGTAGTATAATGGAAATTAAAAATAAAGAAGTTATAGCGTATGATGAATCATTCGTTTTTCATGATAATAGTGAGGTTTTCTTTTATGATGTAGAAAGAAAAAAAGAAATATATACAAAAATTAATAGTGTTGAAGGAATTAATAAAATTATGGATTATTTAAAAAATTGGAAGTTGGTTGAATAA
- a CDS encoding sigma 54-interacting transcriptional regulator: protein MIYKNNYLHMHIFERLSSMTDDGFIVVNRSGEVIHINDKYCDFLGTTREEALGKSIFNIIPSSKMLEVMENRYCEECVTMNYTLGTEKENRAIVSRSYVENEDGEVIAGVAQVKFRLQTLDVAQKLMKEYVELEYYKEQYLNNTQRICSFSTMVGNSKAFTAVKRIGMKASKTNFPVLITGKTGTGKEVFAQAIHANSTRGKKLMVSINCAAIPEDLLESELFGYEEGSFTGAKKGGKKGKFYIADGGTIFLDEIGDMPLSMQGKLLRVLQEKEIDPIGSVKPVKIDVRIIAATRKNLPKLIEEGLFREDLYYRLNVINIEMPSLSERKEDILDLANFFLNKLNIEYKTVTGFSKEVKKCLYEYNWPGNIRELDNVIKSAYAINDDFLIELKDLPAKIIGHAPTLSESDSSTLQDMMEKYEKNFLIAQLKNNHWNCRITAEKIGIHKSVLYKKIKKYGIVQE, encoded by the coding sequence ATGATTTATAAAAATAATTATTTACATATGCATATCTTTGAAAGACTATCATCAATGACTGATGACGGTTTTATTGTAGTTAACAGAAGTGGAGAAGTAATTCATATCAATGACAAATACTGTGATTTTCTTGGGACAACAAGGGAAGAAGCACTTGGAAAGTCTATTTTCAACATTATTCCTAGCAGTAAAATGTTAGAAGTAATGGAAAATAGATATTGTGAAGAGTGTGTTACTATGAATTATACTTTGGGAACTGAAAAAGAAAATAGAGCTATTGTCAGCAGATCTTATGTAGAAAATGAAGATGGTGAAGTTATTGCTGGTGTTGCACAGGTTAAATTTAGACTACAAACTCTTGATGTAGCTCAAAAGCTTATGAAAGAGTATGTTGAATTAGAATACTATAAAGAGCAATATTTAAATAATACTCAAAGGATTTGTTCTTTTTCAACTATGGTAGGAAACTCTAAAGCATTTACTGCAGTTAAAAGAATAGGAATGAAAGCATCAAAAACAAATTTTCCTGTACTGATAACTGGTAAAACTGGAACTGGTAAAGAGGTTTTTGCTCAAGCAATACATGCAAATAGTACCCGTGGAAAAAAATTAATGGTCAGTATTAATTGTGCTGCAATCCCTGAAGATCTTTTAGAATCTGAGCTTTTTGGTTATGAAGAAGGATCATTTACAGGTGCTAAAAAGGGTGGAAAAAAAGGAAAATTTTACATTGCAGATGGTGGTACAATATTCTTAGATGAAATAGGTGATATGCCTCTTTCTATGCAAGGTAAATTACTTAGAGTTCTACAAGAAAAAGAGATTGATCCAATTGGAAGTGTTAAGCCAGTTAAAATAGATGTAAGAATAATCGCTGCTACAAGAAAAAATCTTCCAAAACTGATAGAGGAAGGATTATTTAGAGAGGATCTATATTATAGGCTTAACGTTATAAATATAGAAATGCCTTCTCTTTCAGAGCGTAAAGAAGACATTTTAGATTTGGCTAATTTTTTCCTTAACAAACTTAACATAGAATATAAAACTGTAACAGGTTTCTCAAAAGAGGTAAAAAAATGTCTCTATGAGTATAATTGGCCTGGAAATATTAGAGAGTTGGATAATGTTATCAAAAGTGCTTATGCTATAAACGATGACTTTTTAATAGAACTTAAGGACCTACCAGCTAAAATCATCGGTCATGCACCGACACTTTCTGAAAGTGATTCTTCAACTTTGCAAGATATGATGGAAAAATATGAAAAAAATTTTTTAATCGCACAACTGAAAAATAACCATTGGAACTGTAGAATTACTGCAGAAAAAATAGGTATTCATAAGAGTGTATTATATAAAAAAATAAAAAAATATGGCATCGTACAAGAGTAA
- a CDS encoding acyl-CoA dehydrogenase family protein, which yields MYNLKFSEEQERICQMVKDFAVNEVAPGAKERDLNEDFLATRDILKKMGKLGLMGLPYDKKYGGAGLGYVDYVLAGFELNKVDASVGISYSVHISLGTGPIYNFGNEEQKMKYLPKLCSGEYIAAFGLTEPCAGSDAGASQCTAVLKGDKYIINGTKCFTTNGEFADVIVVFAMTDPSLGTKGISAFIVEPKNFPGIKFVKREKKMGIRASVQNVIEMENLEVPKENLLGKEGQGFKIAMATLDCGRIGVAAHATGIAMGAYEYALNYSKERVQFGRPIAKQQVIAFKLADMYAKIEAAKAVTLKAAWCKDEHLPYSIPAAVAKLTGTNTAMEVTTEAVQVLGGTGFTMDHPVERMMRDSKITQIYEGTNEIQKLVISGAILR from the coding sequence ATGTATAATTTAAAATTTTCTGAAGAACAAGAAAGAATTTGTCAAATGGTTAAAGATTTTGCAGTAAATGAAGTAGCTCCTGGAGCTAAAGAAAGAGATCTTAATGAGGATTTCTTAGCTACTAGAGATATTTTGAAAAAAATGGGAAAACTTGGATTAATGGGACTTCCTTATGATAAAAAATATGGTGGAGCAGGATTAGGATATGTTGACTATGTTCTTGCAGGATTTGAATTAAATAAAGTAGATGCATCAGTTGGAATTTCTTATTCAGTTCATATCTCTTTAGGAACAGGACCTATATATAATTTTGGAAATGAAGAACAAAAAATGAAATACTTACCTAAACTATGTTCAGGAGAATACATAGCAGCATTTGGATTAACTGAGCCATGTGCTGGTAGTGATGCAGGAGCTAGCCAATGTACAGCAGTGTTAAAGGGAGATAAATACATAATCAATGGAACAAAATGCTTTACAACAAATGGAGAGTTTGCAGATGTAATCGTAGTATTTGCTATGACAGACCCATCATTAGGAACAAAAGGTATTTCTGCTTTCATAGTTGAACCTAAAAACTTCCCAGGGATAAAATTTGTAAAAAGAGAAAAGAAAATGGGAATAAGAGCATCAGTTCAAAATGTAATTGAGATGGAAAACTTAGAAGTTCCTAAGGAAAACTTATTAGGAAAAGAAGGACAAGGATTTAAAATTGCTATGGCAACTTTAGATTGTGGAAGAATTGGTGTAGCTGCTCATGCAACTGGAATTGCAATGGGAGCTTATGAATATGCATTGAATTACTCAAAAGAGAGAGTACAATTTGGAAGACCTATTGCAAAACAACAAGTTATTGCATTTAAATTAGCAGATATGTATGCAAAAATTGAAGCAGCAAAAGCTGTTACATTAAAAGCAGCTTGGTGTAAAGATGAACATCTTCCATATAGTATTCCTGCAGCTGTTGCAAAATTAACAGGAACAAATACCGCAATGGAAGTTACTACTGAAGCTGTACAAGTACTTGGTGGAACTGGATTTACTATGGATCACCCAGTTGAAAGAATGATGAGAGACTCTAAAATTACTCAAATCTATGAAGGAACAAATGAGATTCAAAAACTAGTTATTTCTGGAGCTATTTTGAGATAA
- a CDS encoding electron transfer flavoprotein subunit alpha/FixB family protein: MNNENRLDIKYELLNIISSFKKQKKAKIIVVITADTDKSFLQEIKRWEIEKIYVIDNNNNLAEYFSEQLCKIYVLEKIDVVAMSNSLLEREIAPFIAAKKDLLFFPNAIEFQIKDEDLILKRFLYGTKAVQIEKMPKNRFIITFSNNIYKKNVKSVKNFNPEIVVLNTNCSDKINSNNNCILCRIEEKKLQKHSLENSKIVIGIGKGIKGKENFTMVEKLAELLDGSIGVTRSVVDNGWRPEYEKIGQTGKIIKPELYIGFGISGAMQHMVGVKQARHIIMVNENPNAESFYSCDLGIVSDLFKIIPGMIDYLEKK, from the coding sequence TTGAATAATGAAAATAGATTAGATATTAAATATGAATTGCTAAATATTATTTCTTCTTTTAAAAAACAAAAAAAAGCAAAAATAATTGTTGTAATTACGGCTGATACGGATAAAAGCTTTCTTCAAGAGATAAAAAGATGGGAAATAGAAAAAATTTATGTGATTGATAATAATAATAATTTAGCAGAATATTTTTCAGAACAGCTATGTAAAATCTATGTTTTAGAAAAGATTGATGTAGTAGCTATGAGTAATTCGTTATTGGAAAGAGAGATTGCTCCATTTATTGCAGCTAAAAAAGATTTACTATTTTTTCCAAATGCCATAGAATTTCAAATAAAAGATGAAGATTTAATTTTAAAAAGATTTTTATATGGAACGAAAGCAGTGCAAATAGAAAAAATGCCAAAAAACAGATTTATAATCACTTTTTCAAATAATATATATAAAAAAAATGTAAAGAGTGTTAAAAATTTCAATCCTGAAATAGTAGTGTTAAATACAAACTGTTCTGATAAAATAAATTCTAATAATAATTGTATACTGTGTAGAATTGAGGAAAAAAAATTACAAAAGCATAGTCTTGAAAATTCTAAAATTGTTATTGGAATAGGAAAGGGAATAAAAGGTAAAGAGAATTTCACGATGGTTGAAAAACTTGCAGAACTTTTAGATGGTAGTATTGGAGTAACTAGATCCGTTGTTGATAATGGATGGAGACCTGAATATGAAAAAATTGGTCAAACTGGTAAGATAATAAAACCTGAATTATATATTGGATTTGGTATTTCTGGAGCAATGCAGCATATGGTTGGTGTAAAGCAAGCAAGACATATCATAATGGTGAATGAAAATCCTAACGCAGAATCATTTTATTCTTGTGATTTAGGAATTGTAAGTGACTTATTTAAAATTATACCGGGAATGATTGATTATTTAGAAAAAAAATAG